Proteins from a genomic interval of bacterium:
- a CDS encoding glutamate synthase subunit beta, with translation MAKPTGFLEFTRDEPEKRPVVERVRDWHEVEIFGAPDDFRDQAARCLDCGIPFCHTYGCPLGNLVPDFNDMVYRGRWRTALDLLHERNNFPEITGRVCPAPCEAACTLSEGFGAVNIRRIECLIAERGFKEGWIVPIKAARESGKRVAVLGSGPAGLAAAQQLARAGHRVSVFEKSPQPGGLLRYGIPDFKLEKKIIDRRLRQIVAEGVSFQVGVEAGTDVSARYLRRSHDAVLIATGAGVPRDLDIAGRDLAGIHFAMDFLVPMNAALARGRLSPPPECSARGKKVVVIGGGDTGSDCVGTALRQGAASVVQLELLPRPAEGREPGNPWPQWPRILRTSTSQEEGGERLWAVETMRFTGKGGKVAGLEAVRLDWSSGKPERIGDSAFPLEADLVLLALGFVHAEHGRLLGDLGIATDERGNILLGPDGATSADWVFAAGDAAAGASLVVRAIASGRAAAEAVDSYLS, from the coding sequence GTCGAGCGGGTCCGGGACTGGCACGAAGTCGAAATTTTCGGTGCGCCCGACGACTTCCGCGACCAGGCGGCCCGCTGCCTGGACTGCGGCATCCCCTTCTGTCACACCTACGGCTGCCCGCTGGGCAACCTGGTTCCCGATTTCAACGACATGGTCTACCGGGGCCGCTGGCGAACGGCCCTCGATCTCCTGCACGAGCGCAACAACTTCCCGGAGATAACCGGGAGGGTCTGCCCCGCCCCCTGCGAGGCGGCCTGCACCCTTTCCGAGGGCTTCGGAGCGGTCAACATCCGGCGGATCGAATGCCTGATCGCCGAACGCGGTTTCAAGGAAGGATGGATCGTCCCTATCAAGGCGGCGCGGGAGTCGGGGAAACGGGTGGCGGTGCTGGGTTCGGGGCCCGCGGGCCTGGCCGCGGCCCAGCAGCTGGCCCGGGCCGGGCACCGCGTTTCCGTCTTCGAGAAATCCCCGCAGCCGGGGGGGCTGCTGCGCTACGGCATCCCCGACTTCAAGCTGGAGAAGAAGATCATCGACCGGCGCCTGCGGCAGATCGTCGCCGAGGGGGTTTCCTTCCAGGTCGGGGTCGAAGCCGGGACCGACGTCTCCGCCCGGTACCTGCGCCGTTCCCACGACGCGGTCCTGATCGCGACGGGGGCCGGGGTTCCCCGGGACCTCGACATTGCGGGCCGTGACCTGGCCGGCATCCACTTCGCCATGGATTTTCTGGTCCCCATGAACGCCGCGCTCGCCCGGGGGCGCCTCTCCCCTCCCCCGGAATGCAGCGCCCGGGGAAAAAAGGTGGTCGTCATCGGGGGGGGCGACACCGGTTCGGACTGCGTGGGGACGGCGCTGCGGCAGGGCGCCGCCTCCGTCGTTCAGCTCGAGCTCCTGCCGCGGCCGGCGGAAGGAAGGGAGCCCGGGAACCCCTGGCCCCAATGGCCCCGGATCCTGCGCACGTCGACCTCGCAGGAAGAAGGCGGCGAACGGCTGTGGGCGGTGGAGACCATGCGCTTCACCGGGAAGGGGGGGAAGGTCGCGGGGCTGGAGGCGGTCCGGCTCGACTGGTCGTCCGGGAAACCGGAACGGATCGGGGACTCGGCTTTCCCGCTCGAAGCCGACCTGGTCCTGCTGGCCCTGGGGTTCGTCCACGCCGAACACGGGCGGCTCCTGGGGGATCTGGGCATCGCCACCGACGAACGCGGGAACATCCTGCTCGGACCCGACGGCGCCACCAGCGCCGACTGGGTTTTCGCCGCCGGCGACGCGGCGGCGGGCGCCTCCCTGGTGGTGCGGGCGATCGCGTCGGGACGGGCCGCCGCCGAAGCCGTAGACTCCTACCTCTCCTGA